Proteins from a genomic interval of Psychrobacter fulvigenes:
- a CDS encoding tRNA dihydrouridine synthase yields MKNDTQQAQLLGQHSHIQQLFAHPVRLLAPMEGLTDPLMRQILTQIAADLGRPYDWSVSEFIRVTQNVLPAHVFYKYVPELHHDAKTASGTPIHLQLLGSEAQLMAENAAYACELGAPAIDINFGCPAKTVNNHRGGSVLLDEPTVMYEIISAVRRAVPAHIPVSAKIRLGYTDTSRMDDIRGAIADSGADWLTIHARTKTQGYKPPAYWDKIQSFNSLDIPVIANGEIWDAEQAQNCMAQSGSQHLMLGRGAVTRPDLIAQVDGFKKNLESLDTYTELSWQDLIAHQIKFLEGQAKNDIVLVGRYKQWLGMLTKGYREAQILWESIKREKNKATIISALQSSVQ; encoded by the coding sequence ATGAAGAATGATACTCAGCAAGCTCAGCTTTTAGGGCAACACTCTCATATACAGCAGCTATTTGCACATCCTGTACGCCTCCTCGCACCAATGGAAGGCTTGACCGATCCTTTGATGCGGCAAATCTTAACGCAAATAGCAGCGGATTTAGGCCGACCTTATGATTGGTCCGTCAGTGAGTTCATTCGTGTCACCCAGAATGTCCTGCCAGCGCACGTATTTTATAAATATGTGCCCGAGCTGCATCATGATGCCAAGACCGCTTCTGGTACGCCCATTCATTTGCAACTATTAGGCAGTGAAGCACAGCTAATGGCAGAAAACGCTGCTTACGCGTGTGAGCTTGGTGCACCCGCTATTGATATCAATTTTGGTTGTCCTGCCAAGACCGTCAATAATCATCGTGGTGGCTCAGTTCTGCTTGATGAGCCTACTGTCATGTATGAGATCATCAGCGCGGTACGGCGCGCGGTGCCTGCCCATATTCCAGTATCGGCAAAGATTCGTTTGGGTTATACAGACACCAGTAGAATGGATGATATTCGCGGGGCAATTGCTGACAGTGGTGCTGATTGGCTGACCATTCATGCACGTACCAAAACCCAAGGTTATAAGCCGCCCGCTTATTGGGATAAGATTCAGAGCTTTAATTCGCTAGATATTCCAGTCATTGCCAACGGTGAGATATGGGATGCAGAGCAAGCACAAAACTGTATGGCACAGTCAGGCTCGCAGCATCTTATGCTTGGCCGCGGTGCAGTCACCCGTCCAGATTTGATTGCGCAGGTTGATGGCTTCAAAAAGAACCTAGAAAGTTTAGATACCTATACAGAACTCTCATGGCAAGATTTGATAGCGCATCAGATTAAGTTTTTAGAAGGACAAGCCAAAAATGATATCGTGTTGGTAGGACGTTATAAGCAATGGCTAGGGATGCTCACTAAAGGCTATCGTGAGGCGCAAATATTATGGGAGAGCATTAAACGCGAAAAAAACAAAGCAACGATCATTAGTGCCCTGCAAAGCAGCGTGCAGTAA
- a CDS encoding RNA pyrophosphohydrolase, whose product MIDADGFRANVGIILANTQGQVLWAKRIGHNAWQFPQGGIDRGETPMDAMYRELWEEVGLHPRHVDLLAVTQDWLRYRLPKRYVRQGQYPLCIGQKQKWFLLRLDEPNTQHIRFDEGKPEFDHWQWVSYWYPLGQVIHFKRGVYRRALQELARELPLRQELIIPEQDNHLLME is encoded by the coding sequence ATGATAGATGCAGACGGCTTTCGCGCCAATGTCGGCATCATCTTGGCAAATACACAAGGGCAAGTTCTGTGGGCGAAACGTATTGGTCACAACGCTTGGCAGTTTCCTCAAGGCGGTATCGACCGTGGGGAGACGCCGATGGATGCGATGTATCGCGAGCTCTGGGAAGAGGTCGGCTTGCATCCGCGTCACGTAGACTTATTGGCAGTGACGCAAGATTGGCTGCGTTATCGTCTGCCAAAACGTTACGTGCGTCAAGGACAGTATCCTTTGTGTATTGGGCAAAAACAAAAATGGTTTTTGCTACGCTTAGATGAGCCGAATACTCAACACATCCGCTTCGATGAGGGCAAACCAGAATTTGACCATTGGCAATGGGTCAGCTACTGGTATCCACTCGGACAAGTGATTCACTTCAAACGCGGGGTATATCGCAGAGCTTTGCAAGAGCTCGCACGTGAGTTACCTCTTAGACAAGAGCTTATTATTCCTGAGCAAGACAATCATTTGTTGATGGAATAA
- a CDS encoding UvrD-helicase domain-containing protein, producing the protein MSASMPAYMSDPTDEQLNALNMAMDHKSFKVVAYAGAGKTTTLKLIGERLRGRGLYLAFNKGIANDARAKFPGHVDCRTFHSLAYRHVARDITAKLSLPRFSPKRLGDDLGLQPVQVRRQMDGVNKYITLTPARLSRFVSDAVSNFCSTHASYPAPRHLLFPSWLAESDSEQLREMLYPAVEQRWLQSIDARHPAGIGHDIYLKLWALSKPSIPADFILFDEAQDADPLMMGILTQQPRQVIYVGDAHQQIYEWRGAVNAMKKLPLPQTLLTQSFRFGEPIAEVANTLLKALQEDVPLKGNPNKQSSTEKGMVHSKKDAILCRTNAAAMAQLLTGLKLGHRVALQADTDRMLKFCQAAENLKNGKSAYGVPELAYFYNWSDVQEYSETNEGSDLKTLVKLVDDHGTKVLSQAVNSLTSIANADYVISTAHKAKGLEWSRVQLDDDFYYDVTTNGIKINPEELRLLYVACTRAKTNLDIHNIKDLISGLQTGKKVIFGT; encoded by the coding sequence ATGTCTGCATCTATGCCCGCTTATATGAGCGACCCAACCGATGAGCAGTTAAATGCGCTCAATATGGCGATGGATCACAAATCGTTCAAAGTTGTGGCCTATGCGGGTGCCGGTAAAACCACTACCCTAAAGCTCATTGGTGAGCGCTTGCGTGGGCGCGGATTGTATTTGGCGTTTAACAAAGGGATTGCCAATGATGCACGCGCAAAATTCCCTGGTCACGTCGATTGTCGCACCTTCCATTCACTGGCTTATCGACATGTCGCCCGTGATATTACGGCTAAGTTATCTTTGCCACGCTTTTCTCCAAAGCGTCTGGGCGATGATTTGGGATTACAACCAGTGCAAGTGCGTCGGCAAATGGATGGCGTTAACAAATACATTACTTTGACGCCCGCAAGGCTCTCGCGTTTTGTCAGTGATGCGGTCAGTAATTTTTGTAGCACCCATGCCAGCTATCCTGCACCAAGGCATTTGTTATTTCCCAGCTGGCTTGCTGAGTCAGATAGCGAGCAGCTACGTGAAATGCTCTACCCTGCCGTTGAGCAGCGCTGGTTACAATCTATTGATGCGCGTCATCCCGCTGGTATCGGTCACGATATTTATCTTAAATTGTGGGCGCTATCTAAGCCAAGCATTCCTGCTGACTTCATCTTATTTGATGAAGCACAGGATGCTGATCCCTTAATGATGGGGATTTTGACTCAGCAGCCACGGCAAGTGATCTATGTTGGCGATGCCCATCAGCAGATTTATGAATGGCGCGGCGCGGTGAATGCGATGAAAAAACTGCCATTGCCGCAAACCTTACTTACCCAATCTTTTCGCTTTGGCGAACCAATTGCCGAAGTTGCGAATACACTGCTAAAAGCATTACAAGAAGACGTGCCGCTCAAAGGCAATCCCAATAAGCAGTCCTCAACGGAAAAAGGCATGGTACATAGCAAAAAAGACGCCATCCTTTGCCGTACGAATGCCGCAGCAATGGCACAGTTACTGACAGGGCTTAAGCTTGGCCATCGGGTGGCTTTACAGGCCGATACCGATCGTATGCTGAAGTTCTGTCAGGCAGCAGAGAACCTTAAAAACGGTAAGTCGGCTTATGGCGTCCCTGAGCTGGCGTATTTTTATAATTGGAGTGATGTACAAGAGTATTCAGAGACCAATGAGGGGAGCGACCTTAAAACTCTGGTCAAGCTCGTCGATGATCACGGCACTAAGGTTTTGAGTCAAGCAGTCAATAGCTTGACCAGTATCGCCAACGCTGACTATGTCATCTCAACAGCACATAAAGCCAAAGGGCTTGAGTGGTCTCGCGTACAGCTAGATGATGACTTTTATTATGATGTCACGACTAATGGCATTAAAATCAATCCTGAAGAATTACGCTTGCTGTATGTCGCCTGTACCCGTGCCAAGACCAATTTAGACATTCATAATATTAAGGACTTGATATCGGGATTACAGACGGGCAAAAAGGTGATTTTTGGAACTTAA
- a CDS encoding MAPEG family protein gives MSTLFGFIPDTAAAAIWAMVIASILPFVFAMLAKMFGNFQLADNAHPREALAKLTGKAARANAAQQNSFETLPVFLVAVLVAMLFFVPQSIINNLAWLYVFIRIGYGVAYIINLSIFRSILWALSMACCFMLFYLAIRMST, from the coding sequence ATGAGTACACTCTTTGGGTTTATTCCTGATACTGCTGCCGCCGCAATTTGGGCCATGGTAATCGCCAGTATATTACCGTTTGTGTTTGCGATGCTGGCAAAAATGTTTGGAAATTTTCAACTGGCAGACAATGCACACCCTAGAGAAGCATTAGCAAAGCTTACAGGGAAGGCGGCCAGAGCGAACGCCGCCCAACAAAACAGCTTTGAGACTTTGCCCGTGTTTTTAGTAGCGGTATTGGTAGCGATGCTGTTTTTTGTGCCACAGTCAATAATTAACAACTTGGCCTGGTTGTATGTCTTTATTCGGATTGGTTATGGCGTAGCCTATATTATTAATTTATCGATATTTCGTTCGATATTATGGGCGCTGTCAATGGCTTGCTGCTTTATGTTGTTTTATCTAGCGATTCGCATGAGTACCTAG
- the tatC gene encoding twin-arginine translocase subunit TatC: MNLFKGRKSRQEKIDSAKDGDSDDGSHSLADMPITEHLIELRSRLIKICVAVLLIFLLLAGFSRDLYDFLSDPLVAQLPANSTMIATDITSNFMAPIRLTIFVAAFLAMPYILYQIWSFVAPGLYKKEKKVAIPVLLSSIVLFYTGVAFAYFVVLKGVLKFFIMFAPQNVLPMTDIDSYLSFSLKLFMVFGLTFEIPVVTLLLILARIVSIESLEDKRRYIIVGCFAIAAVATPPDGVSMLMLAFPMWLLFELGLFLAKILIKEEKEPELLADNG, from the coding sequence ATGAATTTATTTAAAGGGCGAAAAAGCCGACAAGAAAAAATAGACAGCGCAAAAGACGGTGACTCTGACGACGGATCCCACTCTCTTGCTGATATGCCCATCACGGAGCACTTAATCGAACTGCGCTCACGTCTCATCAAAATTTGTGTGGCAGTGCTGCTGATATTCTTGCTATTGGCAGGGTTTTCACGTGATCTGTACGACTTTTTATCAGACCCTTTGGTTGCACAGCTGCCCGCCAATTCAACCATGATTGCCACAGACATTACCTCGAACTTCATGGCGCCGATACGCTTGACGATATTTGTCGCTGCATTTTTGGCAATGCCTTATATTTTGTATCAAATATGGTCGTTTGTCGCTCCAGGCTTATATAAAAAAGAAAAAAAGGTCGCGATTCCTGTCTTACTGTCGTCGATTGTGCTGTTTTATACAGGTGTCGCTTTTGCCTACTTTGTGGTACTCAAAGGGGTGTTGAAGTTCTTCATCATGTTTGCACCCCAAAACGTGCTGCCGATGACCGATATTGATAGTTATTTGAGTTTTTCCTTAAAGCTATTTATGGTGTTTGGACTGACCTTTGAGATACCTGTCGTCACCTTGCTATTGATATTGGCGCGAATTGTCTCCATTGAAAGCTTAGAAGATAAGCGGCGCTATATTATTGTGGGCTGTTTTGCTATCGCTGCGGTAGCCACGCCACCTGATGGTGTCTCTATGCTGATGTTAGCGTTCCCGATGTGGTTATTATTTGAGTTAGGGTTATTCTTGGCAAAAATTCTGATCAAAGAAGAGAAAGAACCTGAGTTATTAGCAGATAATGGTTAA
- a CDS encoding OsmC family protein, which yields MAELKASVTWQENKAFMGVAPSGHNVQIDADKEKGASPMELILLGLGGCASYDVVAILQKSRQEVQDVRCELTAQRAETVPAVYTDIHMHFVVTGQDISDKQVERAIRLSSDKYCSASRMLVQGGVNVTHDFEVIAG from the coding sequence ATGGCAGAGTTAAAAGCAAGCGTGACGTGGCAAGAAAATAAAGCGTTTATGGGCGTGGCGCCATCTGGTCATAATGTACAGATTGATGCGGATAAAGAAAAAGGCGCAAGCCCGATGGAGCTAATCCTGCTTGGGCTTGGTGGTTGTGCCAGTTATGATGTGGTGGCGATTTTGCAAAAGTCGCGTCAAGAGGTACAGGATGTGCGTTGTGAGCTGACGGCTCAGCGTGCAGAGACTGTCCCAGCGGTGTATACCGATATTCATATGCATTTTGTGGTAACAGGTCAGGATATTTCAGACAAGCAAGTTGAGCGTGCCATCAGGCTGTCAAGCGATAAGTACTGCTCAGCCAGTCGCATGCTAGTACAAGGTGGGGTGAATGTTACCCATGATTTTGAAGTCATTGCAGGGTAG